One Miscanthus floridulus cultivar M001 chromosome 11, ASM1932011v1, whole genome shotgun sequence DNA window includes the following coding sequences:
- the LOC136493002 gene encoding cytochrome P450 77A4-like — protein MLDRPPRRGLAFIVASVSMHQPTSAAATQLHAAMEASLMSLSFLQLTFTAVAAIAALAVAVAVTRYNRRYMGLRLPPGPPVWPIVGNLFQVAFSGKLFIHYIRDLRKEYGPILTLRMGERTLVIISSAELAHEALVEKGREFASRPRENTTRNIFSSNKFTVNSAVYGAEWRSLRRNMVSGMLSTSRLREFAHARRRAMDRFVSRMRAEAAASPDGASVWVLRNARFAVFCILLDMTFGLLDLHEEHILHIDAVMKRVLLAVGVRMDDYLPFLRPFFWRHQRRALAVRREQIDTLLPLISRRRAILRDMKSSSPPDPNVAAPFSYLDSVLDLHIEGRDGAPTDDELVTLCAELINGGTDTTATAIEWGMARIVDNPSIQARLHEEIMQQVGDARPVDDKDTDAMPYLQAFVKELLRKHPPTYFSLTHAAVQPGSKLAGYDVPVHANLDIFLPTISEDPKLWDRPTEFDPDRFVSGGETADMTGSGGIRMIPFGAGRRICPGLAMGTTHIALMVARMVQAFEWRAHPSQPPLDFMDKVEFTVVMDRPLLAAVKPRNLSF, from the coding sequence ATGCTCGACAGACCACCTCGTCGCGGCCTCGCATTTATCGTGGCGTCCGTGTCCATGCACCAGCCGACGAGCGCCGCCGCCACCCAGCTTCACGCCGCGATGGAAGCGTCATTGATGTCGCTCTCGTTCCTGCAGCTCACCTTCACGGCGGTTGCGGCGATCGCGGCGCTGGCCGTCGCGGTGGCCGTCACGAGGTACAACCGGAGGTACATGGGCCTGAGGCTGCCTCCGGGCCCGCCCGTGTGGCCCATCGTCGGGAACCTCTTCCAGGTGGCGTTCTCCGGCAAGCTCTTCATCCACTACATCCGCGACCTCCGCAAGGAGTACGGCCCCATCCTGACGCTGCGCATGGGGGAGCGCACGCTCGTCATCATCAGCAGCGCCGAGCTGGCGCACGAGGCGCTGGTGGAGAAAGGGCGGGAGTTCGCGAGCCGGCCCCGGGAGAACACCACGCGCAACATCTTCTCCTCCAACAAGTTCACCGTCAACTCCGCGGTGTACGGCGCCGAGTGGCGGTCGCTGCGCCGGAACATGGTGTCCGGGATGCTCAGCACGTCGCGGCTCAGGGAGTTCGCGCACGCCAGGAGGCGCGCCATGGACCGGTTCGTGTCACGGATGCGCGCCGAGGCCGCGGCGTCGCCCGACGGCGCGTCCGTCTGGGTGCTCCGGAACGCGCGCTTCGCCGTGTTCTGCATCCTGCTGGACATGACCTTCGGCCTGCTGGACCTCCACGAGGAGCACATCTTGCACATCGACGCCGTCATGAAGCGCGTGCTGCTCGCCGTCGGCGTGCGCATGGACGACTACCTCCCGTTCCTCCGCCCGTTCTTCTGGCGGCACCAGCGCCGTGCCCTCGCTGTCCGCCGCGAGCAGATCGACACTCTGCTCCCGCTCATCAGCAGGCGCCGCGCCATCCTCCGCGACATGAAGAGCTCGTCGCCGCCCGACCCCAACGTCGCCGCGCCCTTCTCGTACCTCGACTCCGTGCTCGACCTCCACATCGAAGGCCGGGACGGTGCGCCCACCGACGACGAGCTGGTCACGCTCTGCGCAGAGCTTATAAACGGCGGCACCGACACCACGGCCACCGCGATCGAGTGGGGCATGGCGCGTATCGTGGACAACCCGTCCATCCAGGCACGGCTCCACGAGGAGATCATGCAGCAGGTCGGCGACGCGCGGCCCGTGGACGACAAGGACACCGACGCCATGCCCTACCTCCAGGCTTTCGTCAAGGAACTCCTCCGGAAGCACCCGCCCACGTACTTCTCGCTCACCCACGCCGCCGTGCAGCCCGGGTCCAAGCTCGCCGGCTACGACGTGCCCGTGCACGCGAACCTGGACATCTTCCTCCCGACCATCTCCGAGGACCCGAAGCTGTGGGACCGGCCGACGGAGTTCGACCCGGACAGGTTCGTGTCCGGCGGCGAGACGGCGGACATGACGGGGTCGGGCGGGATCCGGATGATCCCGTTCGGCGCGGGGCGGAGGATCTGCCCCGGGCTCGCCATGGGGACGACGCACATCGCGCTGATGGTGGCGCGGATGGTGCAGGCGTTCGAGTGGCGCGCGCACCCGTCGCAGCCACCGCTGGACTTCATGGACAAGGTGGAGTTCACGGTGGTGATGGACCGGCCGCTGCTCGCCGCAGTGAAGCCCCGAAACCTCTCCTTCTGA